In a genomic window of Xenopus laevis strain J_2021 chromosome 5S, Xenopus_laevis_v10.1, whole genome shotgun sequence:
- the bok.S gene encoding BCL2 family apoptosis regulator BOK S homeolog (The RefSeq protein has 1 substitution compared to this genomic sequence), which translates to MEMLRRSSVFAAEVFEAFDRSPTDKELVSQGKAICRDFIQARLQRAGFGWSKPEHGMSNTSGSRLAEVSTTFLRLGDELEYMRSTVYRNIARQLNISLTSETILSDAFLAVAAEIFTAGITWGKVVSLYAVAAGLAVDCVKQSQPALVLTIVDCLGEFIRKTLVTWLKRRGGWADITKCVVTADPGLRGHWLVSSVCKFGHFLKAVFFFVLRER; encoded by the exons ATGGAGATGCTAAGACGTTCTTCTGTTTTTGCTGCTGAAGTTTTTGAGGCATTTGACAGGTCTCCAACAGATAAGGAGTTGGTTTCCCAGGGCAAAGCCATCTGCAGGGACTTTATCCAGGCGCGACTTCAGCGAGCTGGGTTTGGATGGAGCAAACCAGAACATGGGATGTCAAATACGTCAGGCAGTCGTTTAGCAGAGGTATCCACCACCTTCTTGAGGCTGG GGGATGAGCTGGAATACATGAGACCGACTGTGTACAGGAACATTGCCCGGCAGCTGAACATATCTCTGACCTCTGAGACTATTTTATCAGATGCTTTTCTTGCAGTGGCAGCAGAGATATTCACAGCAG GTATTACGTGGGGTAAGGTGGTGTCATTATACGCCGTGGCAGCTGGTTTAGCAGTGGACTGTGTGAAGCAGTCTCAGCCGGCTCTAGTTTTGACAATTGTGGACTGTTTGGGAGAATTTATCCGAAAGACCCTTGTGACTTGGTTAAAAAGGAGAGGAGGATGG GCAGATATCACGAAATGTGTTGTTACTGCAGATCCAGGCCTCCGGGGTCATTGGTTGGTTTCCAGTGTTTGCAAATTTGGCCACTTTTTGAAGGCAGTGTTTTTTTTCGTCCTCCGTGAGCGGTAA
- the bok.S gene encoding BCL2 family apoptosis regulator BOK S homeolog isoform X1, whose product MEMLRRSSVFAAEVFEAFDRSPTDKELVSQGKAICRDFIQARLQRAGFGWSKPEHGMSNTSGSRLAEVSTTFLRLGDELEYMRPTVYRNIARQLNISLTSETILSDAFLAVAAEIFTAGITWGKVVSLYAVAAGLAVDCVKQSQPALVLTIVDCLGEFIRKTLVTWLKRRGGWADITKCVVTADPGLRGHWLVSSVCKFGHFLKAVFFFVLRER is encoded by the exons ATGGAGATGCTAAGACGTTCTTCTGTTTTTGCTGCTGAAGTTTTTGAGGCATTTGACAGGTCTCCAACAGATAAGGAGTTGGTTTCCCAGGGCAAAGCCATCTGCAGGGACTTTATCCAGGCGCGACTTCAGCGAGCTGGGTTTGGATGGAGCAAACCAGAACATGGGATGTCAAATACGTCAGGCAGTCGTTTAGCAGAGGTATCCACCACCTTCTTGAGGCTGG GGGATGAGCTGGAATACATGAGACCGACTGTGTACAGGAACATTGCCCGGCAGCTGAACATATCTCTGACCTCTGAGACTATTTTATCAGATGCTTTTCTTGCAGTGGCAGCAGAGATATTCACAGCAG GTATTACGTGGGGTAAGGTGGTGTCATTATACGCCGTGGCAGCTGGTTTAGCAGTGGACTGTGTGAAGCAGTCTCAGCCGGCTCTAGTTTTGACAATTGTGGACTGTTTGGGAGAATTTATCCGAAAGACCCTTGTGACTTGGTTAAAAAGGAGAGGAGGATGG GCAGATATCACGAAATGTGTTGTTACTGCAGATCCAGGCCTCCGGGGTCATTGGTTGGTTTCCAGTGTTTGCAAATTTGGCCACTTTTTGAAGGCAGTGTTTTTTTTCGTCCTCCGTGAGCGGTAA